In Saccharomonospora marina XMU15, one genomic interval encodes:
- a CDS encoding GNAT family N-acetyltransferase, whose protein sequence is MSDIVVRAARPQELTAVGELTLAAYRVDGFLDYPQAQSYAEELRDAARRYRDGELLVATDDTDEPLGTVTIALPGTPYAELCREGELEFRMLAVAASARRKGVGEALTRAVIERAKELGALRVVLCSQAAMRTAHRLYERLGFRRLPQRDWEPAAGIKLLAYAIQL, encoded by the coding sequence ATGAGTGACATCGTCGTACGGGCCGCGCGGCCGCAGGAGTTGACCGCGGTCGGCGAGCTGACCCTGGCGGCCTACCGGGTCGACGGGTTTCTCGACTACCCGCAGGCCCAGTCCTACGCCGAGGAGCTTCGTGACGCCGCCCGCCGCTATCGCGACGGCGAGCTGCTGGTGGCCACCGACGATACCGACGAGCCGCTGGGGACGGTGACCATCGCGCTGCCCGGCACGCCCTACGCGGAGCTGTGCCGCGAAGGCGAGCTGGAGTTCCGGATGCTCGCGGTAGCGGCGAGCGCCAGGCGCAAGGGCGTGGGCGAGGCGTTGACCAGGGCTGTCATCGAACGGGCGAAGGAACTCGGCGCGCTACGCGTGGTGCTGTGCAGTCAGGCTGCGATGCGGACGGCGCATCGCCTCTACGAGCGGCTGGGCTTTCGGCGGCTGCCGCAGCGCGACTGGGAACCTGCGGCGGGCATCAAGCTGCTGGCGTATGCGATCCAGCTGTAG